In a genomic window of Halobiforma lacisalsi AJ5:
- a CDS encoding PrkA family serine protein kinase, whose product MTGDIETLEELSTEYKESMPADLRETKSFDWYLEEVYEDPKIARNAHQRVADMFDYYGTTYDETEGVVEYQLASEDPLNDGENTFYGRVIHQSIHEFVNKVKSGARRLGPERRIKLLLGPVGSGKSHFDKQVRQYFEDYTLREEGRMYTFEWRNLCDVVQDQDPADDTVRSPMNQDPLVLLPLEQRQRVIDDLNERLDAPYTIQNEQSLDPESEFYMDKLLAYYEDDLQQVLENHVEIVRLVADENKRQALETFEPKDKKNQDETELTGDVNYSKIAIYGESDPRAFDYSGAFCNANRGIFSGEELLKLQREFLYDFLHATQEQTIKPKNNPRIDIDQVIVGRTNMPEYKDKKGDEKMEAFNDRTKRIDFPYVLSYEDEASIYEKMLNNADVPDINVEPHTLEMAGLFGVLTRVEEPDAETVDLLSKAKAYNGEIDEGDDIDVKKLREEAEGKAEIGEGMIGVSPRFIGDEIAEAIMDSKHRSRGFLSPLTVFNFFEENLEHHGSIPEDQFQTYYRYLETVREEYKERAIEDVRHALAYDVDEIQRQGEKYMDHVMAYIDDDTIEDELTGREQEPDETFLRSVEEKLDIPEDRKDDFRQEVSNWVSRRAREGEAFNPQDNERLRRALERKLWEDKKHNINFSALVSANEFDDDERSSWIDALMEQGYSEGGAKEVLEFAGAEVAKAEMED is encoded by the coding sequence ATGACCGGTGACATCGAGACGCTCGAAGAGCTGAGCACTGAATACAAGGAATCGATGCCCGCTGACCTGCGGGAAACCAAGTCCTTCGACTGGTACCTCGAGGAGGTGTACGAGGACCCGAAGATCGCCCGCAACGCGCACCAGCGCGTCGCGGACATGTTCGACTACTACGGGACCACCTACGACGAGACCGAAGGGGTGGTCGAGTACCAGTTGGCGAGCGAGGACCCGCTCAACGACGGCGAGAATACGTTCTACGGACGGGTGATCCACCAGTCGATCCACGAGTTCGTCAACAAGGTGAAGTCGGGTGCGAGGCGACTCGGTCCCGAACGGCGCATCAAGCTCCTGCTCGGGCCGGTCGGCTCGGGGAAGTCCCACTTCGACAAGCAGGTCCGCCAGTACTTCGAGGACTACACGCTGCGCGAGGAGGGGCGGATGTACACCTTCGAGTGGCGGAACCTCTGTGACGTCGTCCAGGACCAGGACCCGGCCGACGACACCGTCCGTTCCCCGATGAACCAGGACCCGCTCGTGCTTCTCCCACTGGAGCAGCGCCAGCGGGTCATCGACGACCTCAACGAGCGACTCGACGCGCCGTACACGATCCAGAACGAGCAGTCGCTGGACCCCGAAAGCGAGTTCTACATGGACAAGCTGCTGGCGTACTACGAGGACGACCTCCAGCAGGTCCTCGAGAACCACGTCGAGATCGTCCGCCTGGTCGCCGACGAGAACAAGCGCCAGGCCCTGGAGACCTTCGAGCCCAAGGACAAGAAGAACCAGGACGAGACCGAGCTAACGGGCGACGTCAACTACTCGAAGATCGCCATCTACGGCGAGTCGGACCCGCGGGCGTTCGACTACTCGGGGGCGTTCTGTAACGCCAACCGGGGGATATTCTCCGGGGAGGAGCTGCTGAAGCTCCAGCGGGAGTTCCTCTACGACTTCCTGCACGCCACCCAGGAGCAGACGATCAAGCCGAAGAACAACCCCCGGATCGACATCGACCAGGTGATCGTCGGCCGGACGAACATGCCCGAGTACAAGGACAAGAAGGGCGACGAGAAGATGGAGGCGTTCAACGACCGTACCAAGCGGATCGACTTCCCGTACGTCCTGTCCTACGAGGACGAGGCAAGCATCTACGAGAAGATGCTCAACAACGCCGACGTCCCCGACATCAACGTCGAGCCCCACACGCTCGAGATGGCGGGGCTGTTCGGCGTCCTCACCCGGGTCGAGGAGCCCGACGCCGAGACCGTCGACCTGCTTTCGAAGGCCAAGGCCTACAACGGGGAGATCGACGAGGGCGACGACATCGACGTCAAGAAACTCCGCGAGGAGGCCGAGGGGAAGGCCGAGATCGGCGAGGGCATGATCGGCGTCTCGCCGCGGTTCATCGGCGACGAGATCGCCGAGGCAATTATGGACTCGAAACACCGCTCCCGGGGCTTCCTCTCGCCGCTTACGGTGTTCAACTTCTTCGAGGAGAACTTGGAGCACCACGGTTCGATCCCCGAAGACCAGTTCCAGACCTACTACCGCTACCTCGAGACGGTCCGCGAGGAGTACAAGGAACGCGCCATCGAGGACGTCCGCCACGCGCTGGCCTACGACGTCGACGAGATCCAGCGCCAGGGCGAGAAGTACATGGACCACGTCATGGCCTACATCGACGACGACACGATCGAGGACGAGTTGACCGGCCGGGAACAGGAGCCCGACGAGACGTTCCTGCGCTCGGTCGAGGAGAAACTCGACATCCCGGAGGACCGCAAGGACGACTTCCGCCAGGAGGTCTCGAACTGGGTCTCCCGTCGGGCCCGCGAGGGCGAGGCGTTCAACCCGCAGGACAACGAGCGCCTGCGCCGCGCCCTGGAGCGCAAGCTCTGGGAGGACAAGAAGCACAACATCAACTTCTCCGCGCTCGTGTCGGCCAACGAGTTCGACGACGACGAACGGTCCTCGTGGATCGACGCCCTGATGGAACAGGGCTACTCCGAGGGCGGCGCGAAGGAAGTGCTCGAGTTCGCCGGCGCGGAGGTCGCCAAGGCAGAGATGGAAGACTAA
- a CDS encoding PrkA family serine protein kinase, which translates to MTGNDYVTEADRELEATYEEPMSLAAYVDRIFENPTIASHASKYLLEAIEAAGTRTVVEEGEEKERYRFFDDPHNDGEHAILGNTEVLNGFVDDLRSIAAGRAKDEKIIWFEGPTATGKSELKRCLVNGLREYSKTPEGRRYTLEWNVATAEAGERGLSYGSDPTATDEQNWYESPVQAHPLSVFPEEVRERLLDDLNDGLDDHVPVRVDAELDPFSREAYDYLEERYRREGEEELFSAIADENHLRVKNYVVDVGQGVGVLHSEDEGRPKERLVGSWMHGMLQELDSRGRKNPQAFSYDGVLSQGNGVLTIVEDAAQHADLLQKLLNVPDEQSVKLDKGIGMDVDTQMLIISNPDLEAQLNQHSDRNGMDPLKALKRRLDKHRFGYLTNLSLETELIRRELTNETEVWEADSYDELENRIREPVRVTIKDQDGDVRTQEFAPHAIEAAALYAVVTRLDEENLPNGLDLVDKAKIYDQGYLQEGDTRREKEEFDFDDDGEDGEHGIPVTYTRDTLAELLQTDRDRHHAELPVENVVMPRDVLNTMAEGLGDAPVFSTGERSEFENRVVPVKNYIYDRQEADVIEAIMHEKRVDEETVGEYVEHVYAWETDEPLYNDRGEEVEPDPLKMKLFEVEHLGRFSEDDYEGNLPRESVRNFRREKVITSLNRHAWEHRDEDFSVQDVDLTAIPVIKSVLESHDWDDVKRTFEDFDPRQWDDPPSGTETASVKADTIETLVEEFDYSEASAELTSRHVMGQVSYRWD; encoded by the coding sequence ATGACCGGCAACGACTACGTCACCGAGGCCGACCGCGAACTCGAGGCGACCTACGAGGAGCCGATGAGCCTCGCGGCGTACGTCGACCGGATCTTCGAGAACCCGACGATCGCCTCCCACGCCTCGAAATATCTGCTCGAGGCGATCGAGGCCGCCGGTACCCGGACCGTCGTCGAAGAAGGCGAGGAGAAAGAGCGCTATCGCTTCTTCGACGACCCACACAACGACGGCGAGCACGCCATCCTCGGCAACACCGAGGTCCTGAACGGGTTCGTCGACGACCTCCGGTCGATCGCCGCCGGCCGGGCGAAAGACGAGAAGATCATCTGGTTCGAGGGCCCTACGGCAACCGGCAAGTCCGAACTCAAGCGCTGTCTGGTCAACGGCCTCCGGGAGTACTCGAAGACCCCCGAGGGTCGACGGTACACCCTCGAGTGGAACGTCGCGACGGCCGAGGCCGGCGAACGCGGACTGAGCTACGGCAGCGATCCGACCGCCACGGACGAGCAGAACTGGTACGAGAGTCCCGTCCAGGCCCACCCGCTCTCGGTGTTCCCCGAGGAGGTCCGCGAGCGACTGCTCGACGACCTGAACGACGGCCTCGACGACCACGTCCCCGTCAGGGTCGACGCCGAACTCGACCCGTTCTCGCGGGAGGCCTACGACTACCTCGAGGAGCGGTACCGTCGGGAGGGCGAGGAGGAACTGTTCTCGGCCATCGCCGACGAGAACCACCTCCGGGTCAAGAACTACGTCGTCGACGTCGGGCAGGGGGTCGGCGTCCTCCACAGCGAGGACGAGGGTCGCCCCAAGGAGCGACTCGTCGGCTCCTGGATGCACGGCATGCTCCAGGAACTCGACTCGCGGGGGCGCAAGAACCCGCAGGCGTTCAGCTACGACGGCGTGCTCTCGCAGGGCAACGGCGTCCTCACCATCGTCGAGGACGCCGCACAGCACGCCGACCTGCTCCAGAAGCTGCTGAACGTCCCCGACGAACAGTCCGTGAAACTGGACAAGGGGATCGGGATGGACGTCGACACCCAGATGCTGATCATCTCGAACCCCGACCTCGAGGCCCAGTTGAACCAGCACTCGGATCGCAACGGGATGGACCCGCTGAAGGCGCTCAAACGGCGGCTCGACAAACACCGCTTCGGCTACCTGACGAACCTCAGCCTCGAGACGGAGCTGATCCGCCGGGAACTGACAAACGAGACGGAGGTCTGGGAGGCCGACAGCTACGACGAACTCGAGAATCGCATCCGCGAGCCGGTGAGGGTGACGATCAAGGACCAGGACGGCGACGTCCGGACCCAGGAGTTCGCGCCCCACGCCATCGAGGCGGCCGCGCTGTACGCGGTCGTCACCCGGCTGGACGAGGAGAACCTGCCCAATGGGCTGGACCTGGTCGACAAAGCCAAGATCTACGATCAGGGCTACCTCCAGGAGGGCGACACCCGCCGCGAAAAAGAGGAGTTCGACTTCGACGACGACGGCGAGGACGGCGAACACGGGATCCCGGTCACCTACACCCGGGACACCCTCGCGGAACTCCTCCAGACCGACCGCGACCGACACCACGCCGAACTCCCCGTCGAGAACGTCGTCATGCCTCGCGACGTGCTGAACACGATGGCGGAGGGACTGGGCGACGCGCCCGTCTTCTCGACGGGCGAGCGCTCGGAGTTCGAGAACCGCGTCGTGCCGGTGAAAAACTACATCTACGACCGACAGGAGGCCGACGTCATCGAGGCCATCATGCACGAGAAACGCGTCGACGAGGAGACCGTCGGGGAGTACGTCGAACACGTCTACGCGTGGGAGACGGACGAACCGCTGTACAACGACCGCGGCGAGGAGGTCGAACCGGACCCGCTGAAGATGAAGCTGTTCGAGGTCGAACACCTCGGACGGTTCTCCGAGGACGACTACGAGGGGAACCTCCCCCGCGAGAGCGTCCGGAACTTCCGCCGCGAGAAGGTCATCACCTCGCTGAACCGCCACGCCTGGGAGCACCGCGACGAGGATTTCTCAGTCCAGGACGTCGACCTCACGGCGATCCCGGTCATCAAGAGCGTCCTCGAGAGCCACGACTGGGACGACGTCAAGCGGACCTTCGAGGACTTCGATCCTCGCCAGTGGGACGACCCGCCGAGCGGGACCGAGACGGCGTCGGTCAAGGCGGATACGATCGAGACGCTGGTCGAGGAGTTCGACTACTCCGAGGCGTCGGCCGAACTGACCAGCAGACACGTCATGGGACAGGTGAGCTACCGATGGGACTGA
- a CDS encoding DUF5820 family protein: MSDPTEPPAGTEFPDAWTVWSQGDDGRLVLAYRPDVFDGDEFPAACLPTLYLTHGKRTRRPGTNPTTTGASDWFVTFYLEPDVTLEGARRFSTRGDALERCRELARAFDDGEIDYRDCYQVPRERYFEKLDELTGRELDGRVDD; the protein is encoded by the coding sequence ATGAGCGATCCCACGGAGCCCCCAGCGGGGACGGAGTTCCCCGACGCCTGGACCGTCTGGTCCCAGGGCGACGACGGTCGCCTCGTCCTCGCCTATCGACCCGACGTCTTCGATGGCGACGAGTTCCCTGCGGCCTGTCTCCCTACGCTGTACCTGACCCACGGGAAGCGAACGCGACGTCCGGGTACGAACCCGACGACGACCGGAGCGAGTGACTGGTTCGTCACCTTCTATCTCGAGCCCGACGTCACCCTCGAGGGCGCTCGTCGGTTCTCCACCAGGGGGGACGCGCTCGAGCGCTGTCGCGAACTCGCGCGGGCGTTCGACGACGGTGAGATCGATTACCGCGACTGCTACCAGGTTCCTCGGGAACGGTACTTCGAAAAGCTGGACGAACTCACGGGGAGGGAACTGGACGGGCGAGTCGACGACTGA
- a CDS encoding SDR family oxidoreductase, producing MPSTDFDVDFDGTVAVVTGASGALGSAAVDRFREAGATVCAVDVVEPDDDDSLLEPDNRTHFYEADLTDESEVAGLVETIVDDHGRIDHLLNVAGTWRGGDPIADTDLEEFEFLLDVNLKTAFLASKHALAHLEETEGSIVNVSARSSLEGGEGDGPYRISKAGIRLLTETLAEENLGTVRANCVMPSVIDTPMNREMMPDADHDSWVEPGEIAETMTFLCSDGAAVTSGAAVPVYGEA from the coding sequence ATGCCGTCTACCGACTTCGACGTCGATTTCGACGGAACCGTCGCCGTCGTTACGGGTGCCAGCGGAGCCCTGGGAAGCGCAGCCGTCGACCGGTTCCGGGAGGCGGGCGCAACCGTCTGTGCCGTCGACGTGGTCGAACCCGACGACGATGACAGCCTGCTCGAGCCCGACAACCGGACCCACTTCTACGAGGCCGACCTCACCGACGAGAGCGAGGTCGCCGGCCTCGTCGAGACGATCGTCGACGATCACGGGCGAATCGATCACCTGCTCAACGTGGCCGGTACCTGGCGCGGCGGCGATCCGATCGCCGACACCGACCTCGAGGAGTTCGAATTCCTGCTGGACGTCAACCTGAAAACCGCGTTCCTGGCCTCGAAACACGCACTTGCGCACCTCGAGGAGACGGAGGGATCGATCGTCAACGTCAGCGCCCGGTCGTCGCTCGAGGGCGGAGAGGGGGACGGCCCGTACCGGATCTCGAAGGCGGGCATTCGGCTACTCACCGAGACGCTCGCCGAGGAGAACCTCGGGACCGTCCGTGCAAACTGCGTCATGCCGAGCGTCATCGATACGCCGATGAACCGGGAGATGATGCCCGACGCGGACCACGACTCGTGGGTCGAACCGGGCGAGATCGCCGAGACGATGACGTTTCTCTGCAGCGACGGCGCGGCGGTAACGAGCGGCGCGGCGGTGCCGGTCTACGGCGAGGCCTAG
- a CDS encoding SpoVR family protein yields the protein MSKRNSNADRFRKQAIAGDLEEPVAEARNLARKLGLEPYPVKYWIIDYDEMNELIAYGGFQSRYPHWRWGMQYDKQRKQGQYGGGKAFEIVNNDNPAHAFLQESNTLADQKAVITHVEAHSDFFAKNEWFGLFTDGRADEEQVNAAAMLERHARAIDDYMSDPEIDRAEVEKWIDHCLSLEDNIDQHRVFERRLEVEGPPDDLDEDLAAKLEELELSDEIKGEVFDEEWVEKLEERDEQVTFPDQPQKDLLAFVREHGKQYDEEAERAVEMAEWQRDVLDMMRAEAYYFAAQKMTKVMNEGWAAYWESTMMTDERFAGDDEFLNYADHMAKVLASGGLNPYSLGMELWEYVENTTNRREVLERLLRVEGISWRNLTDVVDFDDVLETLEPPAAIAEITPETLDDLEELPDEWIDREALEAAQEGEIDVAKYPWKVLTYEGLARRHYSLVKRQHRGFLSRVSQNELERIGRYLFDDARYASVEEALEDVEYTAGWDRMFDVRESHNDVTFLDEFLTEEFITENHYFTYEHSKATGQFHVASDAAEDVKKKLLLQFTNFGKPTIAVYDGNYNNANELLLGHQYNGVMLDIGQAQETLKRIFELWGRPVNLLTIVKEVDEHDVEVAKRRNREPEAEERGKLIRYDGDEVTTETVPWEEVEHLAADDVDYDTKPEDWLA from the coding sequence ATGAGTAAGCGCAATTCCAACGCGGATCGGTTCCGCAAACAGGCGATCGCGGGCGACCTCGAGGAGCCAGTCGCGGAGGCCCGCAACCTCGCGAGAAAACTGGGCCTCGAGCCCTACCCGGTCAAGTACTGGATCATCGACTACGACGAGATGAACGAACTCATCGCCTACGGCGGCTTCCAGAGTCGCTACCCACACTGGCGGTGGGGGATGCAGTACGACAAGCAGCGCAAACAGGGCCAGTACGGCGGGGGCAAGGCCTTCGAGATCGTCAACAACGACAACCCGGCCCACGCCTTCCTCCAGGAGTCGAACACGCTGGCCGACCAGAAGGCCGTCATCACCCACGTCGAGGCCCACTCCGACTTCTTCGCGAAGAACGAGTGGTTCGGCCTGTTCACCGACGGCCGGGCCGACGAGGAGCAGGTCAACGCCGCCGCCATGCTCGAGCGCCACGCGCGAGCGATCGACGACTACATGTCCGATCCCGAGATCGACCGCGCGGAGGTCGAGAAGTGGATCGACCACTGCCTCTCGCTCGAGGACAACATCGATCAACACCGCGTCTTCGAGCGCCGCCTCGAGGTCGAGGGCCCGCCGGACGACCTCGACGAGGACCTCGCGGCGAAACTGGAGGAACTCGAACTCTCCGACGAGATCAAAGGCGAAGTGTTCGACGAGGAGTGGGTCGAGAAACTCGAGGAACGCGACGAGCAGGTCACGTTCCCCGACCAGCCCCAGAAGGACCTGCTGGCGTTCGTCCGCGAGCACGGCAAGCAGTACGACGAGGAGGCCGAACGGGCCGTCGAGATGGCCGAGTGGCAACGCGACGTGCTCGACATGATGCGGGCCGAGGCGTACTACTTCGCCGCCCAGAAGATGACGAAGGTGATGAACGAGGGATGGGCCGCCTACTGGGAGTCGACGATGATGACCGACGAACGGTTCGCCGGCGACGACGAGTTCCTCAACTACGCGGACCACATGGCGAAGGTGCTCGCCTCCGGCGGACTCAACCCCTACAGTCTCGGCATGGAGCTGTGGGAGTACGTCGAGAACACGACGAACCGCCGCGAGGTTCTGGAGCGCCTGCTGCGCGTCGAGGGGATCTCCTGGCGTAACCTCACCGACGTCGTCGACTTCGACGACGTCCTCGAGACGCTCGAGCCGCCGGCAGCGATCGCCGAGATCACGCCGGAAACCCTGGACGACCTCGAGGAACTCCCCGACGAGTGGATCGACCGCGAGGCCCTCGAGGCCGCCCAGGAGGGGGAGATCGACGTCGCGAAGTACCCCTGGAAGGTGCTGACCTACGAGGGGCTGGCCCGTCGACATTACTCGCTGGTCAAGCGCCAGCACCGCGGGTTCCTCTCGCGGGTCTCCCAGAACGAACTCGAGCGGATCGGCCGCTACCTGTTCGACGACGCCCGCTACGCGTCGGTGGAGGAAGCCCTCGAAGACGTCGAGTACACCGCGGGCTGGGATCGTATGTTCGACGTCCGGGAGAGCCACAACGACGTTACCTTCCTCGACGAGTTCCTCACGGAGGAGTTCATCACCGAGAACCACTACTTCACCTACGAGCACTCGAAGGCGACCGGCCAGTTCCACGTCGCCAGTGACGCCGCCGAGGACGTCAAGAAGAAGCTCCTGTTGCAGTTCACCAACTTCGGGAAGCCGACGATCGCCGTCTACGACGGCAACTACAACAACGCCAACGAACTCCTGTTGGGACACCAGTACAACGGCGTCATGCTGGACATCGGGCAGGCCCAGGAGACCCTCAAGCGGATCTTCGAGCTGTGGGGTCGGCCCGTGAACCTCCTGACGATCGTCAAGGAAGTCGACGAACACGACGTCGAGGTCGCGAAGCGACGCAACCGCGAACCCGAGGCCGAGGAACGCGGGAAACTGATCCGCTACGACGGCGACGAGGTGACGACGGAGACCGTCCCCTGGGAGGAAGTCGAACATCTGGCGGCCGACGACGTCGACTACGACACGAAGCCCGAGGATTGGCTCGCCTGA
- a CDS encoding glycerophosphodiester phosphodiesterase: MRLIAHRGFAATAPENTIAAVRSAAARADAVEFDVRRCGSGELVVVHDETIDRVTEGTGPVAEKSLEELKRYTVLDSEERIPTLEEMLAAVPDTVEINLEMKSSGIAADVLDALTDAGLDNRVVTTSFLESELRAIREHDRSQPTGLLASRRLETPVTTAIELDCDVIGANYGRCLTTRLVPRAKRLGLEIHAWSLERRLTARVLGVWGVDCVSADRPLRV; encoded by the coding sequence ATGCGACTCATCGCCCATCGAGGGTTCGCGGCGACGGCACCGGAGAACACGATCGCCGCGGTTCGCTCGGCGGCCGCCCGCGCCGACGCCGTCGAATTCGACGTCCGCCGCTGTGGGTCGGGCGAACTCGTGGTCGTCCACGACGAGACGATCGACCGGGTGACCGAGGGCACCGGCCCCGTCGCGGAGAAATCCCTCGAGGAACTCAAGCGATACACCGTCCTCGACTCCGAGGAACGGATCCCGACGCTCGAGGAGATGCTCGCGGCCGTCCCCGACACCGTCGAGATCAACCTCGAGATGAAATCGTCCGGGATCGCCGCCGACGTGCTCGATGCCCTGACCGACGCCGGTCTCGACAACCGCGTCGTGACGACCTCGTTTCTCGAGTCCGAGTTGCGGGCGATCCGCGAACACGACCGCAGCCAGCCGACGGGCCTGCTGGCCAGCCGCCGGCTCGAGACGCCCGTGACGACCGCGATCGAACTCGACTGCGACGTGATCGGCGCGAACTACGGACGCTGCCTGACGACGCGGCTCGTTCCCCGCGCGAAGCGGCTGGGGCTCGAGATTCACGCCTGGTCGCTCGAGCGGCGACTCACGGCGAGGGTGCTCGGCGTGTGGGGCGTCGACTGCGTCTCGGCGGATCGACCGCTCCGGGTGTGA
- a CDS encoding UPF0179 family protein: protein MSTVTLVGTRLAEPGTEFVYEGEADGCAGCPYRSQCLNLSTGTRYRVTGVREKAQTLECAMHDGGVRAVEVEPVTIEANVTSKGAFAGSKTSLPGSCPYVECPSHEYCEPAGLEFDEEYRIRDILGDPPHEVCHLDRSLQLVELDADE from the coding sequence ATGTCGACCGTCACGCTCGTCGGCACCCGGCTCGCGGAGCCGGGGACCGAGTTCGTCTACGAGGGGGAAGCCGACGGCTGCGCCGGCTGTCCCTACCGCAGCCAGTGTCTGAATCTCTCGACCGGCACGAGGTACCGGGTCACCGGCGTCCGCGAGAAGGCCCAGACCCTCGAGTGTGCGATGCACGACGGCGGCGTCCGCGCCGTCGAGGTCGAGCCAGTTACCATCGAGGCCAACGTCACGTCGAAAGGCGCGTTCGCCGGCAGCAAGACGAGCCTGCCCGGGTCCTGCCCGTACGTCGAGTGTCCGAGTCACGAGTATTGCGAGCCGGCCGGCCTCGAGTTCGACGAGGAGTATCGCATCCGGGACATCCTCGGCGATCCGCCCCACGAGGTCTGTCACCTCGACCGGTCGCTGCAGTTGGTCGAACTGGACGCCGACGAGTAA
- a CDS encoding response regulator, with protein MTGNGERVEILLVEDNPGDVRLIEEAFKELSITVTLEAVSDGDEGLDFLYERVEDAAASVPDFVLLDLNLPRMDGFEFLEAVRDDSDLARVPVLVLTSSEASDDVLESYELSANAYLTKPTDPGEYASMVQSVAEFWFKRAALPTLSA; from the coding sequence ATGACGGGGAACGGGGAACGGGTCGAGATCCTTCTCGTCGAAGACAATCCGGGGGACGTTCGACTCATCGAAGAGGCGTTCAAGGAACTCTCGATTACCGTCACGCTGGAGGCCGTCTCCGACGGGGACGAAGGACTCGACTTCCTGTACGAGCGCGTCGAGGACGCGGCCGCGTCTGTACCCGACTTCGTCCTGTTGGACCTGAACCTGCCGCGAATGGACGGATTCGAGTTCCTCGAGGCCGTGCGGGACGATTCGGACCTCGCACGGGTTCCCGTCCTGGTCCTGACGAGTTCGGAGGCCAGCGACGACGTCCTCGAGAGCTACGAACTGTCGGCCAACGCCTACCTGACCAAGCCGACCGATCCGGGCGAGTACGCGTCGATGGTACAGTCGGTCGCTGAGTTCTGGTTCAAACGCGCCGCACTGCCGACGCTGTCCGCCTAA
- a CDS encoding secondary thiamine-phosphate synthase enzyme YjbQ, protein MRTTFTVETDARLTTVDVTDRVANAVPDDRSSGTCTAFLEHTTAGLVVQENESRLREDIESFFADLVPDEGHAHDRIDDNADSHLRATLLGPEATLPVADGDLALGTWQSLLLVECDGPRTRTVSVTTVGD, encoded by the coding sequence ATGCGGACCACGTTCACCGTCGAGACCGACGCGAGGCTGACGACCGTCGACGTCACCGATCGGGTCGCAAACGCCGTGCCCGACGACCGCTCGTCGGGAACCTGCACGGCGTTCCTCGAGCACACGACGGCCGGGCTCGTCGTCCAGGAGAACGAATCCCGGCTCCGGGAGGACATCGAGTCGTTTTTCGCCGATCTCGTGCCGGACGAGGGCCACGCTCACGACCGGATAGACGACAACGCGGACTCACACCTCCGCGCGACGCTGCTCGGTCCCGAGGCGACGCTTCCGGTGGCTGACGGCGACCTCGCGCTGGGCACCTGGCAGTCGCTCCTGCTAGTCGAGTGTGACGGGCCACGCACCCGGACGGTGTCGGTGACGACGGTCGGGGACTAA
- a CDS encoding YeaH/YhbH family protein yields the protein MGLRDDLERFREVGEKRREDLADFIQYGDLGGSGASQINIPVKIVSLPEFEYDQRDKGGVGQGDGDTPDTGQPVGQPQPQPGDGDGDEDGEPGEEGGEHEYYEMDPEEFAEELDEELGLDLDPKGKKVIEEKEGPFTDMTRTGPDSTLDFERMFKEGLKRKLAMDFDEDFLREVCKVEGFGPRDVFEWARSESIPVSMAWIEEAYADIPEEQRDEWSSVDELESEVERESIQQQIRREGIKHVPFRREDERYRYPEIIEEKEKNVVVVNIRDVSGSMREKKRELVERTFTPLDWYLQGKYDNAEFVYIAHDADAWQVERDDFFGIRSGGGTKISSAYELAQELLEEYPWTDWNRYVFAAGDSENSSNDTEERVIPLMEEIPANLHAYVETQPSGNAINATHAEELERHFGPDADDVAVAYVNSKGDVTDAIYEILSTEGETDE from the coding sequence ATGGGACTGAGAGACGACCTCGAACGATTCCGCGAAGTGGGCGAAAAGCGCCGCGAAGACCTGGCCGACTTCATCCAGTACGGCGACCTTGGGGGAAGCGGCGCGAGCCAGATCAACATCCCGGTAAAGATCGTCTCCCTGCCGGAGTTCGAGTACGATCAGCGTGACAAGGGCGGCGTCGGCCAGGGCGACGGCGACACGCCCGACACCGGCCAGCCGGTCGGCCAGCCCCAACCCCAGCCGGGCGACGGCGACGGTGACGAGGACGGCGAACCCGGCGAGGAGGGCGGCGAGCACGAGTACTACGAGATGGACCCCGAGGAGTTCGCCGAGGAACTCGACGAGGAACTCGGGCTCGATCTCGATCCCAAGGGGAAGAAGGTCATCGAGGAGAAGGAAGGCCCGTTCACCGATATGACCCGGACGGGCCCCGACAGCACGCTCGACTTCGAGCGGATGTTCAAAGAGGGGCTCAAGCGCAAACTCGCGATGGACTTCGACGAGGACTTCCTGCGCGAGGTCTGCAAGGTCGAGGGCTTCGGCCCCCGTGACGTCTTCGAGTGGGCCCGCAGCGAGAGCATCCCCGTCTCGATGGCCTGGATCGAGGAGGCCTACGCCGACATTCCCGAGGAGCAGCGCGACGAGTGGTCGTCGGTCGACGAACTCGAGTCCGAAGTCGAACGCGAATCGATCCAGCAACAGATCCGCCGGGAGGGGATCAAACACGTCCCCTTCCGCCGCGAGGACGAGCGGTACCGCTACCCGGAGATCATCGAGGAGAAAGAGAAGAACGTCGTCGTCGTCAACATCCGGGACGTCTCAGGCTCGATGCGCGAGAAGAAGCGCGAACTCGTCGAGCGGACGTTCACCCCGCTGGACTGGTACCTCCAGGGGAAGTACGACAATGCCGAGTTCGTCTACATCGCCCACGACGCCGACGCCTGGCAGGTCGAACGCGACGACTTCTTCGGCATCCGCAGCGGCGGCGGGACGAAGATCTCGAGCGCGTACGAACTCGCCCAGGAACTGCTCGAGGAGTACCCCTGGACCGACTGGAACCGGTACGTCTTCGCCGCGGGCGACTCGGAGAACTCCTCGAACGACACCGAAGAGCGGGTGATCCCGCTGATGGAGGAGATCCCGGCGAACCTCCACGCATACGTGGAGACCCAGCCCAGCGGCAACGCGATCAACGCCACCCACGCCGAGGAACTCGAGCGCCACTTCGGCCCCGACGCTGACGACGTCGCGGTGGCCTACGTCAACAGCAAGGGGGACGTGACGGACGCGATCTACGAGATCCTCAGTACCGAGGGTGAGACCGATGAGTAA